One Malus sylvestris chromosome 14, drMalSylv7.2, whole genome shotgun sequence DNA segment encodes these proteins:
- the LOC126600135 gene encoding uncharacterized protein LOC126600135: MASATLRKRFHHGDVDGKKMEHLETSESDELNVPLLGNYSDRRAEETTLEEIWDDERRKEHLHWTLLFSQLIAQWARWLANIVLGSGSLIGRLLTFSSTTQNGESAKLFAPPLSPLQEARLRYLRQRLQVPFDGSRVEHQDALLQLWRLAYPDKELPPLKSDLWKQMGWQGSDPSTDFRGGGFISLENLIFFAQQYPESFQRLLHKQDGTRADWEYPFAVAGINISFVLAQMLDLQSAKPTTLAGIRFLELLEEDEMAFDKLYCVAFQMMDAQWLAKRASYMDFNDVMKSTTSQLERELALEDVSSVKDLPAYNLLRR, translated from the exons ATGGCGTCGGCAACTTTGAGGAAAAGGTTTCATCATGGGGATGTGGATGGGAAAAAGATGGAGCATTTGGAGACGTCGGAGTCAGATGAACTTAATGTGCCTCTACTGGGAAATTATTCAGATAGGCGTGCAGAG GAAACGACGCTTGAAGAGATCTGGGATGATGAGCGGAGAAAGGAACACCTCCATTGGACCCTTCTGTTTTCTCAGTTGATTGCGCAGTGGGCACGGTGGTTAG CAAATATTGTTCTTGGATCTGGATCACTTATTGGTCGGCTTTTGACCTTCTCTTCAACTACACAAAATGGAGAAAGTGCTAAGTTGTTTGCTCCTCCTCTTAGTCCTCTGCAA GAAGCAAGACTCAGATATCTACGACAAAGGCTTCAAGTACCCTTTGATGGTTCTCGTGTGGAGCATCAA GATGCGCTCTTACAGTTATGGAGGTTGGCTTATCCGGATAAGGAGCTCCCACCTCTTAAATCAGACCTTTGGAAACAGATGGGTTGGCAAGGTTCAGACCCTTCAACAGATTTTAG AGGTGGGGGATTTATATCATTGGAGAATCTTATCTTTTTTGCCCAGCAGTATCCG GAATCATTCCAGAGATTGTTGCACAAACAAGATGGAACTAGAGCTGACTGGGAATATCCCTTTGCTGTAGCTGGCATCAATATTTCTTTTGTCTTGGCACAAATGTTGGATCTTCAATCAG CAAAGCCAACTACTTTGGCTGGAATCCGTTTTCTCGAACTGCTTGAAGAAGATGAGATGGCATTTGACAAACTTTATTGTGTAGCCTTCCAGATGATGGATGCTCAATGGCTCGCAAAGCGTGCTTCTTATATGGACTTCAAC GATGTTATGAAGTCTACAACAAGTCAGTTGGAACGCGAGCTTGCACTCGAGGATGTCTCCAGTGTAAAGGATTTACCAGCATACAATCTGTTGAGAAGATGA
- the LOC126600134 gene encoding protein DETOXIFICATION 21-like has product MGEDIKRSLLVKETSAGEEETRVIDGEEELSLKRRVWIEIKKMWLVAGPAIFTRVASFGTNVVSQAFIGHIGSLELAAFSLVFTVLVRFGNGILLGMASALETLCGQSYGAKQYNMLGIHLQRSWIVLCVGTLFLIPLFVFTTPIFEALGQADNISEVAGYISLWVIPVLFAFVVSFTCQMYLQAQSKNMIVAYVSAVSIGIHIFLCWLLSVKFKFGVPGVLVSTIISYWLPNVGQLLFILCGGCPETWTGFSMLAFTDLWDVVKLSLSSGVMLCLELWYNTILVLLTGNMESAEVSIDALSICLNIVGWEMMISLGFLATASVRVSNELGRGSSKAAKFSIVVIVSVSLSIGLVLFVLFLFLRKKLAYIFTNDEAVADMVAELSPLLAFSILLNSVQPVLSGVALGAGWQKYVAYVNLGCYYVIGIPVGVVLGWPLKMQVKGVWIGMLFGTLVQTIVLMILTYKTDWDKQVDIARNRVSRWGRTNNEESNPDT; this is encoded by the exons ATGGGAGAAGACATTAAAAGGAGTCTCTTGGTAAAAGAGACAAGTGCCGGGGAAGAAGAGACTAGAGTTATTGATGGCGAAGAGGAATTGTCACTGAAAAGAAGGGTATGGATTGAAATCAAGAAGATGTGGCTGGTGGCTGGCCCTGCTATATTCACCAGAGTTGCGTCTTTCGGAACAAATGTCGTCAGTCAAGCGTTTATCGGTCACATTGGCTCTCTGGAGTTAGCGGCTTTTTCACTCGTGTTCACAGTACTTGTCAGGTTCGGAAACGGCATCTTG CTTGGCATGGCAAGTGCGCTGGAAACTCTCTGTGGTCAATCGTATGGTGCAAAACAGTACAACATGCTCGGGATACATCTTCAGAGGTCATGGATAGTACTGTGTGTAGGCACATTATTCCTTATTCCTCTTTTCGTCTTTACAACCCCCATTTTTGAGGCTTTGGGCCAAGCAGACAATATTTCAGAAGTTGCAGGATATATTTCTCTATGGGTAATCCCTGTGCTTTTTGCCTTTGTTGTATCATTTACCTGCCAAATGTACTTACAAGCGCAAAGCAAAAATATGATCGTTGCATATGTGTCAGCGGTTTCAATTGGAATCCACATCTTTCTTTGCTGGCTTTTGAGTGTGAAATTTAAGTTTGGGGTTCCCGGTGTGTTGGTGTCGACGATTATATCATATTGGTTACCCAACGTGGGTCAGCTTTTGTTTATTCTGTGTGGTGGATGCCCCGAAACATGGACAGGCTTCTCAATGTTAGCTTTTACTGATCTCTGGGATGTCGTCAAGCTTTCTCTGTCATCCGGCGTTATGCTTTG TCTTGAGCTTTGGTACAACACAATCTTGGTCCTTTTAACGGGAAACATGGAAAGCGCTGAAGTTTCTATCGATGCCCTATCTATTTG CCTCAACATCGTGGGGTGGGAAATGATGATATCTCTCGGTTTCCTGGCTACAGCAAG TGTACGAGTGTCGAACGAGCTTGGAAGAGGTAGCTCAAAGGCGGCAAAGTTCTCGATTGTGGTTATTGTGTCGGTATCACTCTCCATTGGATTGGTGCTTTTCGTGCTTTTCTTATTCTTGAGGAAAAAACTTGCGTACATTTTCACCAACGATGAGGCTGTAGCTGACATGGTTGCTGAATTGTCTCCTTTGTTGGCCTTCTCCATACTGTTGAACAGCGTTCAACCCGTGCTCTCTG GAGTTGCTCTGGGAGCTGGATGGCAGAAATATGTAGCATATGTGAACCTAGGCTGCTATTACGTTATAGGGATCCCTGTTGGAGTTGTGCTTGGTTGGCCTCTAAAAATGCAAGTCAAA GGTGTTTGGATTGGAATGTTGTTTGGAACATTAGTCCAAACTATTGTGCTAATGATACTCACCTACAAGACTGATTGGGATAAACAG GTAGATATAGCTCGTAACCGCGTTAGCAGGTGGGGTCGAACAAATAACGAAGAATCGAATCCCGACACATGA
- the LOC126600127 gene encoding acyltransferase Pun1-like codes for MIKVDVIHKEIIKPSSPTPHHLRHLCLSLFDQFILELYMPQVLFYPSSSDEHSLVAEKSELLKKSLSEALTIFYPFAGEFKNNVSINCDDRGALFLEAQVNCPMSKILDKPDSEILRQLIPTPMRSKQAQVGHLVLVQANVFKCGGLAIGVSISHKVADALANSKFIESWAEIARSTASTTDHHVVLPTEFGVAATLFPPQEFVKKTPLTLPFIDNVIGRRLVFDASKIAALKAKAASATVPNPTRVEAVSALIWKSALEASRSNLGFARPSTWRSSTNLRKILAQPFAENLQGNFVFFTLTKIEENEVYDLQTLVAKMRKCVEEFKVKYANEIRGEEVVQFLKEYSELVQKDDMDNYMCTSLCRFPFGSANFGWGKASCIRIPWNEDFKNRMLLLDASDGIGIDAYITLKKEDMVMIETNQDLLAYASLH; via the coding sequence atgatCAAGGTTGACGTAATTCACAAAGAAATTATTAAACCATCCTCTCCAACTCCTCACCACCTTAGACATTTGTGCCTCTCCCTTTTTGACCAGTTTATACTTGAACTGTATATGCCACAAGTTCTCTTCTATCCTAGCAGCAGTGATGAACATTCTTTGGTCGCTGAAAAGTCCGAGCTTCTAAAGAAATCATTATCTGAGGCCCTCACTATCTTCTACCCTTTTGCAGGGGAATTCAAAAATAACGTTTCCATCAACTGCGATGACCGCGGAGCTCTATTTCTTGAAGCCCAAGTCAACTGTCCCATGTCCAAGATCCTGGACAAACCCGATTCTGAGATCCTGAGACAACTGATTCCAACTCCTATGCGTTCCAAACAAGCACAAGTAGGGCATCTTGTACTAGTCCAGGCCAACGTATTCAAATGTGGTGGATTGGCAATTGGCGTCAGCATTTCACATAAGGTCGCCGATGCCTTAGCGAACAGCAAATTCATCGAAAGCTGGGCTGAAATTGCCCGCTCCACTGCCAGCACTACTGACCATCACGTAGTACTTCCTACAGAATTTGGTGTTGCAGCTACTTTGTTCCCACCACAAGAATTTGTTAAGAAGACCCCCCTCACGCTACCTTTTATTGACAATGTTATCGGAAGGAGGCTTGTGTTTGATGCCTCAAAGATTGCTGCTCTCAAGGCCAAAGCTGCCAGTGCCACAGTGCCAAATCCGACGCGAGTTGAAGCAGTTTCCGCGCTCATTTGGAAATCCGCATTGGAAGCATCAAGATCGAACTTGGGTTTTGCAAGGCCATCCACATGGCGGTCCTCTACGAACCTGAGGAAAATATTGGCTCAGCCCTTCGCAGAAAACTTACaaggaaattttgtgttttttaccTTGACGAAGATCGAAGAAAATGAAGTATATGATCTTCAAACCTTGGTTGCAAAAATGAGGAAATGCGTTGAGGAATTTAAGGTAAAATATGCCAATGAAATTAGAGGGGAGGAAGTAGTTCAATTCCTGAAGGAGTATAGTGAGCTCGTTCAAAAGGATGATATGGACAACTATATGTGCACCAGTTTGTGTAGGTTTCCTTTCGGCTCGGCCAATTTTGGATGGGGAAAGGCATCATGCATTCGCATCCCTTGGAATGAAGATTTCAAAAACAGAATGTTATTGTTGGATGCAAGTGATGGCATTGGCATCGATGCATACATAACACTGAAAAAAGAAGATATGGTCATGATTGAAACCAACCAGGACCTGCTTGCATATGCTTCTCTGCATTAG